A section of the Methanoregula formicica SMSP genome encodes:
- the trxA gene encoding thioredoxin — protein MSKPVLFDFFATWCGPCKMQTPIIEDLAKKMGDAVEIRKIDVDQHMDLAEKYGIRVVPTLIIEKDGKVVQSMEGVTDLPTLENLLKPLVG, from the coding sequence ATGAGCAAACCGGTGTTGTTTGATTTCTTTGCCACGTGGTGCGGGCCCTGCAAGATGCAGACACCCATCATCGAGGATCTGGCAAAAAAGATGGGAGATGCAGTCGAGATCCGGAAGATTGATGTGGATCAGCACATGGACCTTGCGGAAAAATACGGGATCCGGGTCGTTCCCACCCTTATCATCGAAAAAGACGGCAAGGTCGTCCAGTCGATGGAGGGAGTAACGGATCTTCCCACCCTGGAAAACCTCTTGAAACCACTGGTGGGATAA
- a CDS encoding ATP-binding cassette domain-containing protein, with translation MIELSGIRHTILDISALRIPFGTTSVIGPNGSGKTMLLKLLAGIFLPHSGTVRIDGVPPRKTETGWVNEFPDRNILFGTVIDEVASSLRFRHLPDRDVKITVEKLLDSMGISPLRGRPVCDLSGGEKVLVALAAALVHTPRVLVLDECDSHLDNYRARQVERIVQERAIPYVIRCTQQVESAIRSDHVIYLENGRVAYEGVPGEVFARLHGTPFYPLTMECGI, from the coding sequence ATGATTGAACTTTCCGGTATCCGCCATACCATACTTGACATCAGCGCCCTCCGGATCCCTTTCGGTACCACATCAGTGATCGGACCCAATGGCAGCGGGAAAACGATGCTGCTCAAACTCTTGGCCGGGATCTTCCTGCCACACTCCGGGACTGTGCGTATCGATGGAGTGCCTCCCCGAAAGACTGAAACCGGCTGGGTCAATGAGTTCCCGGATCGCAACATCCTTTTTGGCACCGTCATTGATGAAGTCGCATCATCGCTGCGTTTCCGCCACCTGCCAGACAGGGACGTGAAAATTACGGTTGAGAAGCTTCTGGACTCTATGGGGATATCCCCCCTTAGAGGCCGGCCGGTATGCGATCTATCTGGAGGGGAAAAGGTCCTTGTCGCACTTGCTGCAGCACTTGTACACACACCCCGGGTCCTTGTGCTCGACGAATGTGACTCGCACCTTGACAACTATAGGGCCCGCCAGGTCGAGCGCATTGTCCAGGAACGCGCGATCCCGTACGTTATCCGGTGTACCCAGCAGGTTGAATCCGCAATCCGCAGCGATCATGTTATCTATCTGGAGAATGGCCGGGTCGCCTATGAGGGGGTACCGGGGGAAGTATTCGCCCGGCTCCATGGCACACCATTTTATCCCCTGACCATGGAGTGCGGGATATGA
- a CDS encoding ATP-binding cassette domain-containing protein, translating into MRIDLDAVRVVRDSWSVSATGTFTEGIHLISGDVGSGKTTLARVIAGLSPPTSGAIRREDITHPMISFQFPEHHVTGSTVSEECSSWGLDPTVILKQASLQEKAGLSPLRLSRGELKRLHLACVLSQEYDLLVLDEPFSSLDCKEKARACTTISGRARGITIIFTHEQSQFPRVDMLWEIVDGSLHCRGNLPDALRTWEHAPEIVRALIRRGKEPANLTRQDIREAACRT; encoded by the coding sequence ATGAGGATCGATCTCGATGCGGTACGAGTTGTACGGGATTCGTGGTCTGTCTCTGCAACCGGGACATTCACCGAGGGTATCCACCTGATCAGTGGTGATGTTGGCAGTGGTAAAACCACACTTGCGCGGGTAATTGCAGGACTCTCTCCGCCCACCTCGGGAGCGATCAGAAGGGAGGACATCACCCACCCGATGATCTCGTTCCAGTTCCCGGAGCACCATGTCACCGGCTCAACCGTCAGCGAGGAATGTTCCTCCTGGGGGCTCGATCCCACAGTCATACTCAAACAGGCCTCACTTCAGGAAAAGGCCGGCCTCTCTCCTCTGCGACTCAGCCGGGGGGAACTGAAACGCCTGCACCTGGCCTGTGTCCTGTCACAGGAGTACGACCTTCTTGTCCTGGATGAACCCTTCAGCTCCCTGGACTGTAAGGAGAAGGCGCGGGCCTGCACCACAATCTCCGGCCGCGCACGGGGGATCACGATCATCTTCACGCACGAACAGTCGCAATTCCCGCGGGTGGATATGCTCTGGGAGATTGTTGACGGTTCGCTCCACTGCAGGGGAAATCTTCCTGATGCTCTTCGCACATGGGAGCACGCTCCGGAGATCGTCAGGGCACTCATCAGAAGAGGGAAAGAACCGGCAAACCTCACAAGACAGGATATCCGGGAGGCAGCATGCAGGACATAA
- a CDS encoding protein translocase subunit SecF, with translation MGLINYNIEKYSPKQLVVIPLVLLVLSLLFIGFNMMSTGMPVTPGLDFSGGTAVTIRTTDTQDDLRAVFAGYPLTEISDMNDAKFLKFGTMDDAQSKSLVTLVGQKYPDASISQISETFGKSLQYQAFIALIFSFIGMAIVVFLSFRTFVPSVAVVLSAFADIVMTAAAMNLVGITLTLGTTAALLMLIGYSVDSDILLTNRVLKRQGKLQEKLAGAFHTGIVMTSTTFAAITALFIVSWIGSIQILMEISAVLLIGLLFDVINTWLTNAAILKWYVQKGGVR, from the coding sequence ATGGGATTGATCAACTATAACATCGAGAAATATTCTCCCAAACAGTTGGTAGTTATCCCGCTTGTACTCCTGGTCCTTTCCCTTCTCTTCATCGGCTTCAACATGATGTCGACGGGAATGCCGGTCACACCCGGTCTTGATTTTTCAGGAGGCACTGCGGTTACTATCAGGACTACTGATACGCAGGATGATCTGCGTGCTGTCTTTGCAGGGTATCCCCTCACCGAGATCAGCGACATGAACGATGCGAAGTTCCTCAAGTTTGGAACCATGGATGATGCCCAGTCCAAATCGCTTGTCACCCTGGTCGGTCAGAAATACCCGGATGCCAGCATCAGCCAGATCAGCGAAACATTCGGTAAATCACTGCAATACCAGGCGTTCATTGCCCTGATCTTTTCCTTTATCGGCATGGCAATCGTGGTCTTTCTCTCGTTCCGGACCTTTGTTCCCAGTGTTGCCGTTGTGTTATCCGCCTTTGCCGATATCGTCATGACCGCAGCAGCGATGAACCTTGTCGGGATTACTCTGACACTGGGTACAACCGCAGCCCTGCTTATGCTGATTGGTTACTCTGTGGACAGCGATATCCTCCTGACGAACCGTGTACTGAAACGCCAGGGAAAACTGCAGGAGAAACTGGCGGGGGCTTTCCACACAGGAATCGTCATGACCTCAACCACCTTTGCCGCTATCACCGCCCTCTTTATTGTATCCTGGATTGGCTCAATCCAGATTCTCATGGAGATCTCTGCAGTGCTTCTCATCGGGCTTCTCTTTGATGTCATCAATACCTGGCTGACCAATGCGGCCATCCTGAAATGGTACGTCCAGAAGGGAGGTGTACGATGA
- a CDS encoding biotin--[acetyl-CoA-carboxylase] ligase, with protein MLPESAFKVLEILERAEGALSGETISNELGITRSAVWKHINELRMMGYDISSSQKEGYRLSQPSAKLLPYEIHKKLRTQFIGKKMRYFENTPSTIWVGKQLCSEGDVDKMNGLVIIAEEQTGGVGRMGRAWVSPSGGIWITIVLKPCIPIDHIFMVTMAGSIAVARAIRKEFNLGALIKWPNDIFIGNKKVAGLLLELSAESDVVHHCLLSIGIDVNVPVTNFAPDLRDQITSICAEVGHKVDRAAFLARLLKEFESHLLLIESGEYDTIIQEWKSISCTLENRVQIRTLKNSFEGEAVDIDEFGALIIKKDNGKLERVIAGDCYHQ; from the coding sequence ATGTTGCCGGAATCCGCATTCAAAGTACTGGAAATCCTTGAACGGGCAGAAGGGGCCCTCTCCGGGGAGACGATCAGCAACGAACTGGGAATTACCCGTTCAGCAGTCTGGAAACACATCAACGAGCTCCGGATGATGGGATACGATATTTCTTCGTCACAAAAGGAGGGGTACCGGTTATCCCAGCCCAGCGCAAAACTGCTCCCGTACGAGATCCACAAGAAACTCCGTACGCAGTTCATCGGGAAGAAGATGCGGTACTTTGAGAACACACCTTCCACCATCTGGGTAGGAAAACAACTCTGCTCGGAAGGCGATGTTGATAAGATGAACGGTCTCGTCATTATCGCAGAAGAACAGACGGGCGGTGTTGGCAGGATGGGCCGGGCATGGGTCTCGCCCAGCGGCGGCATCTGGATCACCATTGTCCTAAAACCCTGCATACCCATCGATCATATCTTTATGGTCACCATGGCAGGATCCATTGCCGTTGCCCGGGCAATCCGAAAAGAGTTCAACCTCGGGGCGCTCATCAAATGGCCTAACGATATCTTCATCGGGAACAAGAAAGTTGCCGGGCTGCTCCTGGAACTCTCGGCAGAGTCCGATGTTGTGCACCACTGCCTTCTCTCTATCGGCATTGATGTGAATGTCCCGGTCACCAATTTCGCTCCGGACCTGCGCGACCAGATCACTTCTATCTGCGCGGAAGTCGGGCATAAAGTTGACCGCGCGGCGTTTCTCGCCCGGCTGTTAAAAGAGTTTGAGAGCCACCTCCTCCTGATAGAAAGCGGGGAGTACGATACAATCATCCAGGAATGGAAGAGTATCTCATGCACTCTCGAAAACCGTGTCCAGATCCGTACCCTCAAGAACAGTTTCGAAGGCGAAGCCGTGGATATCGATGAGTTCGGTGCCCTGATTATCAAGAAGGACAACGGCAAACTCGAACGGGTCATAGCCGGCGACTGTTATCACCAGTAA
- a CDS encoding DUF2551 domain-containing protein, whose amino-acid sequence MRSPSEIKRVVEGRLRSYLSRDRTGIRREVLRLFVKSKAITIAELVAILQKQFTVTFHAIASMVGIIASRIGILRATRNSDGVNSYELKEKYVDIVTRIVSTA is encoded by the coding sequence ATGAGATCTCCTTCCGAGATCAAGAGAGTCGTTGAGGGCCGGCTCCGGTCATACCTGTCCCGCGACAGGACCGGGATCCGGCGCGAAGTCCTCCGGCTCTTTGTAAAGTCAAAAGCGATCACCATCGCTGAACTGGTGGCCATTCTCCAGAAACAGTTCACCGTCACCTTTCATGCGATTGCATCGATGGTTGGGATCATCGCTTCCCGCATCGGGATCCTGCGTGCAACGCGGAATTCCGATGGAGTGAACAGCTACGAGCTCAAGGAAAAGTATGTCGACATCGTAACAAGGATTGTCAGCACTGCCTGA
- a CDS encoding archease: protein MGFTELSHTADVKIQVSAPTLNALFSDAFEALMQVMYGKDRRGGTRREFTLHADNNESLLVDFLSEVLFISEVDGLVFSRADITICREELHAVLDGEPFDPSRHAGGTEVKGISYSGLSISHDTNGYMLDILLDV, encoded by the coding sequence ATGGGTTTTACGGAACTGTCACACACAGCTGATGTGAAAATACAGGTATCGGCACCCACTCTCAATGCCCTTTTCTCTGATGCATTCGAGGCACTGATGCAGGTGATGTACGGGAAAGACCGGAGAGGGGGGACCCGGCGCGAATTCACCCTGCATGCCGACAACAATGAATCCCTCCTTGTGGATTTCCTGTCGGAGGTCCTGTTCATCTCCGAGGTTGACGGCCTGGTTTTTTCCCGTGCCGATATCACCATCTGCAGGGAAGAGCTGCATGCTGTGCTTGATGGCGAACCATTCGACCCGTCACGACATGCGGGGGGCACCGAGGTCAAGGGCATCTCCTATTCAGGCCTCTCGATTTCGCACGATACGAACGGATATATGCTGGACATCCTACTTGATGTATAA
- the aglJ gene encoding S-layer glycoprotein N-glycosyltransferase AglJ: MKFNKEEVCILIPTLNEGPTIGGVVREFKALGYNHILVMDGRSTDNTVKVAREAGANVRTQSGKGKGNAIIEAFEVIEQPYILMLDGDGTYSARDAEKMLTPLFLGFDQVIGDRLINAEEGAFSRMNLFGNHMLNMLFKIAHSRDLHDILSGYRAFTKLAIHQMHLKEKGFEIETEISVEAVRNGHRIMVVPVKYSRRPGTATKLSPFHDGMKIVSTIYRLARVNNPMFYFGMMGLFTTLLGLLTGLYVLLEWLQPGHIEHIPLTILTVLLIVVGIEIFMFGVISDMLLVFHREIIREIQLLQPPKPPK, encoded by the coding sequence ATGAAATTCAACAAAGAGGAGGTCTGCATTTTAATTCCTACCCTGAATGAGGGGCCGACCATTGGCGGGGTGGTCAGGGAATTCAAGGCACTTGGCTATAACCACATCCTTGTCATGGATGGCAGGAGCACGGACAACACGGTGAAGGTTGCCCGTGAGGCTGGTGCAAATGTCCGGACGCAATCCGGGAAAGGAAAAGGAAATGCAATCATCGAGGCATTTGAGGTCATCGAACAGCCCTATATTCTCATGCTTGATGGCGACGGCACCTACTCTGCCAGAGATGCGGAAAAGATGCTTACACCCCTGTTCCTCGGGTTCGACCAGGTTATCGGCGACCGCCTCATCAATGCCGAAGAAGGTGCTTTTTCCCGGATGAACCTCTTTGGCAACCATATGCTCAATATGCTCTTCAAGATCGCCCACAGCCGCGACCTGCACGATATCTTATCGGGATACCGGGCGTTCACGAAACTTGCCATCCACCAGATGCACTTAAAGGAGAAGGGCTTTGAGATCGAGACCGAGATCTCGGTGGAAGCCGTGAGAAACGGCCACCGGATCATGGTTGTCCCGGTAAAATATTCCCGTCGCCCCGGCACTGCAACCAAACTCTCCCCGTTCCATGATGGCATGAAGATCGTCAGCACCATATACCGGCTTGCACGGGTCAACAACCCGATGTTCTACTTCGGAATGATGGGGCTGTTTACAACCCTGCTCGGGTTGCTTACGGGACTCTACGTTCTGCTGGAATGGTTACAACCCGGCCATATCGAGCATATCCCGCTCACAATCCTTACGGTGCTCCTTATCGTTGTAGGGATTGAGATCTTCATGTTTGGTGTCATCAGCGACATGCTGCTGGTCTTCCACCGGGAAATTATCCGGGAGATCCAGCTCCTCCAGCCCCCAAAACCACCAAAGTGA
- a CDS encoding RtcB family protein — protein MIDGVVRITENEWEVPCGYIPGMRVPGRFFLSESLGRILEPGALAQLANVATLPGIVKHALAMPDIHWGYGFPIGGVAAFSLDDGIISPGGVGFDINCGVRLLTTPVSLQDINNRKKDLIDQLFHVVPTGVGAKSSQKIPSHALDEMMIKGARWAVENGYGNERDLVRCEEAGGMMGASIKTVSAKARQRGIPQGGTLGSGNHFLELQVVREIFDPVAAKAFGIRDGQVCCMIHCGSRGLGHQVCTDHLKLLETATKKYQIKLPDRQLACAPISSPEGRDYFSAMASSANYAWANRQLITHAVREVLAKMFGIEYDEMPLVYDVAHNVAKIEEHRVDDKRMQVCVHRKGATRAFGPRSPDLPSDLSTIGQPVIIPGSMGTSSYVLCGTATAMDKTFGSTCHGAGRVMSRSQAKKRLSGKEVAANLAKEGIIVRAPHENAIADEAPDVYKPSDEVVRVVHDAGISRLVARLVPVGVIKG, from the coding sequence ATGATCGACGGTGTTGTGCGGATCACGGAAAATGAATGGGAAGTTCCTTGCGGATACATTCCCGGCATGCGGGTACCCGGCAGGTTTTTCCTCTCTGAATCGCTCGGGCGCATCCTTGAGCCGGGGGCGCTTGCTCAGCTTGCCAATGTCGCGACCCTGCCCGGAATCGTAAAACACGCTCTTGCCATGCCCGATATCCATTGGGGATATGGCTTTCCCATTGGCGGAGTTGCCGCATTCTCCCTGGATGATGGGATCATCTCTCCCGGAGGAGTGGGGTTCGATATCAATTGTGGCGTGCGGCTCCTTACCACACCGGTCTCGCTGCAGGATATCAACAACCGCAAGAAGGACCTGATCGATCAACTCTTCCATGTCGTCCCCACGGGTGTCGGGGCGAAAAGTTCCCAAAAAATCCCCTCGCATGCTCTCGACGAGATGATGATAAAAGGTGCACGCTGGGCGGTGGAGAATGGTTATGGTAATGAACGCGATCTTGTCCGCTGCGAAGAAGCCGGGGGCATGATGGGTGCCTCGATAAAAACAGTATCTGCAAAGGCACGCCAGCGGGGAATTCCGCAGGGCGGAACCCTGGGATCCGGCAACCATTTTCTGGAGCTCCAGGTTGTCCGCGAGATCTTCGATCCGGTCGCCGCCAAAGCATTCGGTATCCGTGACGGGCAGGTCTGCTGCATGATCCACTGCGGCTCACGCGGGCTGGGACACCAGGTCTGTACGGATCACTTAAAACTCCTTGAAACTGCGACAAAAAAGTACCAGATTAAACTCCCTGACCGCCAGCTCGCCTGCGCTCCCATCAGTTCGCCGGAAGGGAGGGACTACTTCAGCGCCATGGCTTCTTCAGCGAATTATGCCTGGGCCAACCGCCAGTTAATCACGCATGCAGTCCGGGAAGTCCTGGCAAAGATGTTCGGTATCGAATACGATGAAATGCCCCTTGTCTACGATGTTGCCCATAATGTAGCAAAGATCGAGGAGCATCGCGTTGATGACAAACGGATGCAGGTCTGTGTCCACCGGAAGGGAGCTACGCGGGCATTCGGTCCCAGGTCGCCGGATCTTCCGTCAGACCTCTCAACAATCGGCCAACCGGTCATTATTCCCGGCAGCATGGGTACGTCCTCCTACGTACTCTGCGGGACGGCAACGGCCATGGACAAGACTTTCGGTAGTACCTGCCATGGTGCGGGGCGGGTCATGAGCCGTTCACAGGCAAAGAAACGGCTGAGCGGCAAAGAAGTGGCCGCGAACCTTGCAAAAGAGGGGATTATCGTCAGGGCTCCCCACGAGAACGCCATTGCCGATGAAGCCCCGGATGTGTACAAGCCCAGCGACGAAGTAGTAAGGGTCGTGCACGATGCCGGCATCTCCCGCCTTGTCGCCCGCCTCGTCCCGGTCGGGGTGATCAAGGGATGA
- the npdG gene encoding NADPH-dependent F420 reductase: protein MKIGIVGGTGDIGEGMAMRLSPYYDVIVGSREQDKAEATCTMGREQMTKRGKPCSMKGVTNQEAVDAADVIILAIPFKHAASTLATLHGFENKIVVSPVNPMEKTDHFIFVPPAEGSAALMIRRILPKDARLCTAFNTIAANKWKALDEELEYSVPVCGDDAEAKKIVMDIVNKVSRLKAFDAGPLAVSSMVESLTPLLLNIARYNKMRDVGIQFR from the coding sequence ATGAAGATCGGAATTGTTGGCGGAACCGGGGATATTGGCGAAGGTATGGCCATGCGCCTCTCCCCTTACTATGATGTGATTGTCGGATCCCGGGAGCAGGATAAGGCGGAAGCGACCTGCACCATGGGCAGGGAACAGATGACAAAGCGGGGAAAACCCTGCTCAATGAAAGGTGTGACAAACCAGGAGGCAGTGGATGCTGCGGATGTGATAATTCTCGCAATCCCGTTCAAGCATGCCGCATCGACACTTGCAACCCTCCATGGATTCGAGAACAAGATCGTCGTCAGTCCGGTCAATCCGATGGAAAAGACCGATCATTTCATTTTTGTCCCTCCCGCGGAAGGATCAGCAGCACTCATGATCCGCAGGATCCTGCCAAAAGATGCCCGGTTATGCACAGCATTCAACACGATTGCAGCAAACAAGTGGAAGGCGCTGGACGAGGAACTCGAATACTCCGTACCGGTTTGTGGAGATGATGCAGAAGCAAAGAAAATTGTCATGGATATCGTGAACAAGGTATCACGATTGAAGGCATTTGACGCCGGCCCTCTTGCAGTCTCATCTATGGTTGAGTCCCTGACCCCCCTGCTGCTTAACATTGCCCGGTATAACAAGATGCGGGATGTCGGGATTCAGTTCCGATAA
- a CDS encoding DUF2111 domain-containing protein, with translation MHRYVLSCNAASEDLEPVVLAVHELIHRLPVTAKSADRDGIRVEDGRVIDRAYNGPVLLDAIARNQTIKTTPASGAYKGVPVTVTPIRDREGNAIGAIGIVDITGIFDLATLMEHQSAILKQVCGKDPCPLDSEKISSRR, from the coding sequence ATGCACCGCTACGTGTTGTCCTGCAATGCGGCATCGGAAGATTTGGAACCCGTTGTCCTTGCTGTTCATGAACTTATCCACCGGCTTCCTGTTACGGCAAAATCCGCAGATCGCGATGGCATCCGGGTCGAAGATGGCAGGGTCATCGACCGGGCATACAACGGCCCGGTTCTTCTCGACGCCATTGCCCGGAACCAGACAATCAAGACAACCCCCGCAAGCGGTGCATACAAGGGAGTCCCGGTAACGGTGACACCCATCCGGGACAGAGAGGGAAATGCGATCGGGGCTATAGGCATAGTCGATATTACGGGTATTTTCGATCTCGCCACGCTCATGGAGCACCAGTCCGCAATTCTCAAGCAGGTCTGCGGAAAGGATCCCTGCCCGCTTGACTCGGAAAAGATCAGTTCACGAAGGTGA
- a CDS encoding preprotein translocase subunit SecD, translating to MNSAEIKAILTDWRVATLIILVILSLVAIGPHIDEKGNLATNLQYGLDLQQGAWIQLELRAEVVGFTTDEPVQEFVTKLSNSLDADVELIDANHIEIRKYYTQAELEQKFAEAGGKLTSYQQGVSKDTGSHVKTILETKINSLGTKDAKVNTLAGLNNVVRYIRVELAGVDMAEAQEIVGKQGKFEIRIQTTGNQTEHVLFGDVITSVQRPQKDLQTNSWGVEFTLSEAGAQAFQDAAIRYGATEDPDNHYLAMILDNKTVYSAPLSSDLALSLKTTSTRRMVASTGTGNAGSDQATSLEIHLRAGALPVDVAVAGSGSTSAPLGERYKMMCILAGLCALIAVGCAVYYRYREPSIVLPMVLINASEVVILLGFIAAIKFQMDLPTIAGLIAVLGTGIDQLVIITDEILHEGKVPSPNLYLKRLARALGIIVAAAATVVIAMIPLALMDLSTLKGFAIITILGVLVGVIITRPAYGRIIMQILSK from the coding sequence ATGAATTCCGCTGAAATCAAAGCGATCCTGACGGACTGGCGCGTTGCAACGCTGATTATCCTTGTCATTCTCTCGCTCGTTGCAATCGGACCGCACATTGACGAGAAGGGCAACCTTGCAACAAACCTCCAGTACGGCCTTGACCTCCAGCAGGGAGCATGGATCCAGCTTGAGCTTCGTGCGGAGGTAGTCGGGTTTACAACCGATGAACCGGTTCAGGAATTCGTCACCAAACTCTCAAACAGCCTTGATGCGGATGTCGAACTGATCGACGCAAACCATATCGAGATACGGAAATATTACACCCAGGCAGAACTGGAGCAGAAGTTTGCCGAAGCAGGTGGGAAGCTTACCAGCTACCAGCAGGGGGTTTCCAAGGATACCGGCAGCCATGTAAAGACGATTCTTGAAACCAAGATCAATAGTCTGGGAACCAAAGACGCAAAGGTCAACACCCTGGCTGGTTTAAATAATGTCGTCCGGTATATCCGCGTTGAACTTGCCGGTGTCGACATGGCGGAAGCACAGGAGATTGTCGGCAAGCAGGGGAAGTTCGAGATCCGGATCCAGACCACCGGTAACCAGACGGAACATGTGCTCTTCGGTGATGTGATCACGAGCGTCCAGAGACCCCAGAAAGATCTCCAGACAAATTCCTGGGGTGTTGAATTCACCTTAAGTGAAGCAGGTGCCCAGGCGTTCCAGGACGCTGCAATCAGGTACGGTGCAACCGAGGATCCGGATAACCACTACCTTGCAATGATCCTTGATAACAAGACCGTGTACTCGGCGCCACTGAGTTCGGATCTTGCATTATCGCTGAAGACAACTTCGACACGGCGGATGGTTGCATCTACCGGTACCGGCAATGCCGGATCCGACCAGGCAACGAGCCTGGAGATCCACCTGCGTGCCGGGGCCCTCCCGGTTGATGTTGCCGTTGCAGGTTCGGGAAGCACATCCGCGCCCCTTGGCGAACGCTATAAAATGATGTGTATCCTTGCCGGTCTCTGTGCACTTATTGCTGTAGGTTGTGCAGTGTATTACCGGTACCGCGAGCCCAGCATAGTCCTCCCGATGGTGCTCATCAATGCCTCAGAAGTCGTCATCCTGCTTGGTTTCATTGCAGCCATCAAGTTCCAGATGGACCTTCCCACAATAGCTGGTCTGATCGCGGTCCTGGGAACGGGTATTGACCAGCTGGTTATCATCACGGATGAGATCCTTCATGAGGGGAAGGTGCCTTCACCGAACCTTTATCTCAAACGGCTTGCCCGGGCACTTGGTATCATTGTTGCCGCAGCGGCGACTGTGGTTATCGCAATGATCCCGCTGGCCCTGATGGATCTCTCAACCCTGAAAGGTTTTGCCATCATCACCATCCTTGGTGTGCTGGTCGGTGTCATCATCACCCGGCCTGCTTATGGCAGGATCATCATGCAGATCCTCTCCAAGTAA
- a CDS encoding aldolase, which produces MPVREFERIGKRLFAEHLVGGNFGNISVRKGDEGFYIKRTGDYLDEVHELVFVPFVGVVPKNASSEYRVHSDVYRNSSHQAIVHAHPQAAIAASLVRDAVLAEDSEGKMFCPKIPVVEGAPGTQELANNVVSALKTTKLVIVRGHGTFAAGKNLDEAFQLTSLADHSCRVIALKHFFQ; this is translated from the coding sequence GTGCCTGTACGCGAATTCGAGCGGATCGGAAAACGACTCTTTGCCGAGCACCTCGTTGGCGGCAACTTCGGTAACATCAGTGTCCGTAAAGGAGATGAGGGCTTTTATATCAAGCGGACCGGTGATTATCTGGATGAAGTCCATGAACTGGTCTTCGTCCCGTTTGTCGGGGTTGTCCCAAAAAATGCATCCAGCGAGTACCGTGTCCACAGTGATGTATACCGGAACTCTTCCCACCAGGCCATCGTTCATGCTCATCCCCAGGCAGCAATAGCCGCATCACTGGTGAGGGATGCGGTCCTGGCGGAAGACAGTGAAGGAAAGATGTTCTGCCCGAAAATTCCCGTTGTTGAGGGAGCACCGGGCACGCAGGAACTTGCCAATAACGTAGTCTCAGCTCTCAAAACAACAAAACTGGTCATTGTTCGGGGGCATGGGACATTTGCGGCGGGAAAGAATCTTGATGAAGCGTTTCAGTTGACATCGCTTGCCGACCACTCGTGCCGGGTAATCGCGTTAAAACACTTTTTTCAGTAA
- a CDS encoding biotin transporter BioY: MFGDLERSRVLAHSAVFIGLIALGSWISIPCIPVPFTLQTLFVLLAGAVMKRRAILPVAAYIVLGTLGLPVFHNGMSGPGVLLGPTGGYLVGFLVSALIVGLAYESSSRPVRIAGLAMGTAVTLLFGMAWLMISAGMEFIPAFIAGVLPFIPGGILKAGAVYIIAERLP, from the coding sequence ATGTTTGGCGATCTCGAACGTTCACGGGTATTAGCACATTCCGCGGTTTTTATCGGGCTCATTGCACTGGGGAGCTGGATATCGATCCCCTGCATCCCGGTCCCATTTACGCTCCAGACACTCTTTGTCCTGCTTGCCGGGGCCGTCATGAAACGGAGGGCCATACTTCCGGTAGCAGCGTACATTGTTCTCGGCACACTCGGCCTTCCGGTATTCCACAACGGGATGTCCGGCCCGGGGGTACTCCTCGGACCTACCGGGGGCTATCTCGTCGGGTTCCTCGTTTCTGCGCTCATCGTCGGACTTGCGTACGAGAGCTCGTCGCGCCCTGTACGCATTGCCGGCCTTGCAATGGGAACCGCAGTCACACTCCTCTTTGGCATGGCATGGCTGATGATCTCTGCCGGAATGGAATTCATTCCCGCGTTCATCGCAGGGGTTCTCCCCTTTATTCCGGGCGGCATCCTGAAAGCAGGTGCTGTCTACATCATCGCTGAGCGGTTGCCATGA